A genomic window from Equus asinus isolate D_3611 breed Donkey chromosome 25, EquAss-T2T_v2, whole genome shotgun sequence includes:
- the OR10Z1 gene encoding olfactory receptor 10Z1, giving the protein MEHTNATSWRGFVFLGFSSFGELQLLLFVLFLFLYLITLTSNVFIIVVIRLDSHLHTPMYLFLSFLSFSETCYTLGIIPRMLSSLVMGIKAISYVGCAAQMFFSASWACTNCFLLAVMGFDRYVAICAPLHYASHMNPTLCVQLLGTSFLSGYIFGLGMTLVIFHLPFCSSHEIQHFFCDTPPVLSLACGDTGLSELGILILSLLVLLVSFSFITVSYTYIVAAILRIPSAEGRKKAFSTCASHLTVVIVHYGCASFMYLRPKATYSLERDQLIAVTYTVVTPLLNPVVYSLRNRAVQKALRNAFQGRLLGKR; this is encoded by the coding sequence ATGGAGCACACCAATGCAACCTCCTGGAGGGGCTTTGTCTTCCTGGGCTTCTCTAGCTTTGGGGAGCTGCAACTCCTCCTTTTTGTGTTGTTCCTCTTCCTGTATCTTATCACCCTGACGAGCAATGTCTTCATTATTGTAGTTATCAGGCTAGACAGTCATCTTCACACCCCAATgtacctcttcctttccttcctatctTTCTCTGAGACTTGCTACACCTTGGGCATCATCCCTAGGATGCTCTCTAGCCTGGTCATGGGGATTAAGGCCATCTCTTACGTGGGCTGTGCTGCCCAGATGTTCTTCTCTGCCTCATGGGCTTGTACCAATTGCTTCCTTCTGGCTGTCATGGGCTTTGACAGATATGTGGCCATCTGTGCCCCACTGCACTATGCCAGCCACATGAATCCTACCCTCTGTGTCCAGCTTCTTGGCACCTCCTTCCTGAGTGGATACATATTTGGGCTGGGAATGACACTGGTCATTTTCCACCTTCCATTCTGCAGTTCCCATGAGATCCAGCACTTTTTTTGTGACACTCCACCAGTGCTGAGCCTGGCCTGTGGGGATACAGGTCTCAGTGAGCTAGGGATCCTCATCCTCAGCCTGCTAGTCctccttgtctctttctcctttatcaCTGTCTCTTACACTTACATCGTGGCAGCAATCCTGAGGATCCCCTCTGCTGAGGGGCGGAAGAAGGctttctccacctgtgcctcACACCTCACAGTGGTCATTGTTCACTATGGCTGTGCCTCCTTCATGTATTTGAGGCCCAAAGCCACCTACTCTCTTGAGCGGGATCAACTTATTGCTGTTACCTATACTGTGGTGACCCCTCTCCTCAACCCTGTTGTTTATAGTCTAAGGAATCGAGCTGTGCAGAAGGCCCTGAGAAATGCTTTCCAAGGGAGATTGCTGGGTAAAAGATGA